The DNA segment CTTCAATTCGCTGGTCAAATCGCTCACCAAGCTAGAGATTGCAAAGTCTACTTGCTGCGAACTGACTTTCGCGATCGCGTCCTCTCCGGAAGGCTCAGCTTGATAATTCAACTCTAATTTTGGTTGACGTTCTCTGAGTTTGTCTTCTAAAGTTTTATTCTTTGAGATGAGATTGGCGTGGCGCAGGATATAGCTCCATGTTCCGTCTTTTTCTGCTGTGTAAGTAAACTTACCCGCAGGAATACCAGGGATTTCCTTAATGCAACAAACCAGAAAATCATCATCAGCGGCACGATTACCCGCTTGCGACTTCGGAATCAGAAACCAGATGAGTATTCCCAACAAAGTCACTCCCAAAGCACCCAACAGCAGCCAGGGAGGACGGCGCAGCTTGGTTTTTTGCTCTTTTAGCGGCACTGTGTCTAGAACTACCAGATCGACTGGTTTCTCCGGCGGCAATTTCAACAGTGCTTGTCGTGCTTCCTCAGCACTCTCAAAACTGACATCTAGCCCTAAAAGGCGGAAAATGAACAGTTTGAGATGAGGTTCCACCACAGGCCATTGCTGCTCATCCTTGGGGTCAAGCAGTTGACCCGAAACGGGGTCAGTAGAGCGTCCTACTAACAGGTAAAAAGCCACGTATCCCAAAGCAACTAAGTCTTGGGCAACTGTAGGAATAATGGTTTGGGCAGTTGGCAGGTCAAACAGACGTTCCCAAAGCGCCAAATCGCATACATGAATAAAAAATTTCTGCTCGTCTGCCACCATCAGCAGACTATCTAAACTAATATTGCCGTGAGGAATTCCCTGCTGTACCTGACCGGAGGGCAGACTGAACTTTTGACCGTGGAGAAACTCCAGGGTTTGCAGGACTTGGTTGAGGACTTGGCGCACTTGCCGACTGGTCATCGCACCATTGGCAGCAAGGCAGGCATTTAGAGTTGGATGTGTATCTAAATTGCTTGTGGTAACAAGATAGCAGCGTTCCGCAATTGGGTCAGAAATGGCGTCCCAAGGGTGACGTAAGCGAACATCTTGGACTCTTCCATCTGCTAGAGTCAAACCGGCTGCTAACTCGAAGGTTTGCTGACGCAGGCGGGTTTCTTCCTCGTTGAAACAGCGGTCAGGAAGCAGGTACTCTTTAATCACGACTGGCTGCTGATCGGCAACCTGAATTCCCTTGTACAGTCGCCCCATTCCCCGGCGTCCCAATAAGCCTTCGATTCGATATTTTCCCCGACGCCCCCGGATCTCACTTTTCTCGGCTAAGGTGGCTGGGAAACTACATTCTGAGCAATATTTGGCGGTTGGATCTTGCTGAACCGTTTGTAGCGCTAAGGTACAGCTTAAGGCTTCACTATACTTGCAACGGTACTGTCTGTAGAGGTGGTCAACTCCGTGAACCTGCGTAGTAAATTGAGGCGGCGGTACTTCTGTTAGGTCTGATGGAGTCGTTGGTTCCTCTAGCGTTAGCGGATCGAGTTCGGTTTTGATTTCATCAACGACAGGCGCAATCCATTCGTATCGACTCAACCAACCGTATTGGAACAGTCTGAAATGGGGGGGGTTCCGCCGTAGAAACTCTCTCAGAAAAATTTTGGGAATGTTTGTCAGTGCCACCGAAAATTCTCCGGATAAGCGATAAGTGGATGGTAAGTTAACATTGATTTAACGTACTGGGAATATAGAGTGATGGCAAAAGAGGAAGTCATAAAACTTTTTAGAGCTGTTCAAACTGACCCTGCCTTACGGGAAAAGCTCAACTCTGCACCAGACTTGGAAACATTAGTCAAAATGGCTGAAGAATGTGGTTATAACTTTACAGTTGAAGAATGGAAAGATACAACTGGATTTAAAGTAGAAGAGTTGGAAGGAGAATTGTCAGAAATCCCTGGTTTATAAGTTTAATCAGCTGTAGAGAATAATTAAGGCGATCGCGTTAGCGAAGCGAGGCGTTAGCCTAGCGCCGACCTGTCGGTTCGCTTTCTCATTTCACACCCAGCCTTTCACTTCAGCATCGGTGAGAGGTCTTTCCAGTTTGACATATTCGCTTTTGGCCGCTTGCAAAATGTGTTGCATCCCGACCGGCTCATTCGCGTCTGCGGCAATAAAGGCTGCATTGAGGGCAATATTGCGAATATTTCCACCGGCGACATTTAGCCGTGCTAGCTTCACGGAATCTAGCCCTTCAGTAGGCGTTTCTGTGGGGAAGATCCGCTGCCAAATCTCAGCTCTTTGGGTGGCATCGGGGAAGGGAAACTGAACGATAAAACGAATCCGGCGCAGAAATGCCTGATCGAGAGAACCCTTTAAATTAGTCGTCAAAATTGCTAAGCCTCGGTAGGCTTCCATGCGTTGTAGCAGGTAGGCAACTTCAATATTGGCATGGCGATCGTGGCTGTCTTTTACCTCAGAACGCTTGCCAAATAGGGCGTCAGCTTCGTCGAACAGCAGAATGGCTCCACCGGCTTCTGCGGCATCAAATACGCGCCGCAGGTTCTTTTCTGTCTCCCCAATATACTTACTAACGACGGAACTCAGGTCGATGCGATAAAGGTCTAGCCGCAACTCTCCAGCTAGTACATCTGCTGCCATTGTTTTGCCAGTGCCGCTGCCTCCGGCAAATAAGGCGCTGATGCCCAAGCCGCGTCCGCTACCACCAAAACCCCAACTTTCGTACACTTTGGCACGTTGCCGAACGTGGGCAGCAACGTCGCGCAATACCTGTCGTTGTGCTTCTGGCAATACCAGCTCATCCCAACTGGCTCCCGGGATAATGGGTTGAGCCAGGTCATTGAGCCTCTGACGAGCTTGTGAGCGACAGGTATCCCACAAGCGGGTGCTGAGCGTTTCTGGAGGACTGAGGACTGAGGACTGAGGACTGAGTGAAACGAGAGATTCTTTATTCTCCCCGGCTCCCCTCCCTTTTGCCTCAGTACAAACAGCGTAAATAGAGGGGGCGCTAAGGCTGAAATGGGAGACTAGCTTGTCTAGATGCCCGTTCAAGCTTTCTGCTTCTTCACCCAGGGCATCTTGCCAAATCGCCCGCTGTTCGGGGACGGTTGGCTTGCTAACATCAATCGTAATTGAGGGACGCTGCCGCGATCGCCGTCTTTCCGGACTGATGACGATGACCGGACTGGTGATTCCTTCAATCAACGTGGCAATAACATTTTCTCGCGCTGGATCGCTTGTCTCGACATCATCACAGTCGAGTAACAGGACACTCTCACTTAAAATGGCTTCCCGATTCCATAGCCGCAGGATGCTGTTAAAGTCGCTGGGACTGGTGGGAATTGCTTGGGCGGACATCGCATATAAGTTGAGCTGTAAAAGAGCGCAAGTTGCAGATGCGATCGCTCGTTTGCTGGCAGTCTCATCTCCACATAACTGCACGACAGGTAACGCCGAACCTTGTTGCGATGCCTGTAACCACGTCCCTGCCAGTTGTTCTGCCACTTGTCGGTGGGATGGCACCAAACTTTGAACCGAGCGGTGCAATGGCTCTACAATCCCCATGAGCCGTTCATCTAGATGTTGCACGCCAGCGATGTAGTGCAATATTCGCTCGTCAATTCGCAGGGGACTGGAGGTGAGTGTATTTCCTGTCCCAACTTCAATCAGTTGCCAGCGACGCAATGATGCCGCCGGGGTTAGTGCATCCCAGTGGGAGGCAGATAGAATCGCCAGCGCTAAGCTCATTGTCGGATACGCCTGCCGTTCGTTGCCTTGAGCGATCGCGCACAAGGAAGAAAAGCTGGGGTCAAGTTCCATCCCCACGCACAACAGCAGGATATCCCGCTCAAAATCTGACAAACCGAAGGTTTTGCACAGTTGTTCTAATGCTGCTGGAGGCGAAAGGTTCCAAGTAAGAGGGGGAAAATCTTCTTCCGGTTCCTGAGCTTTTTCCTCCCCTCGCATCCTTGCGACTTGACGTTCTAACGCCTGACGCACGCGAGCAACTTGTCCCATAAAGTAGCCCTGATTAGCTGCTTGCCAGCGATCGCTAGTCGTGGTCATCATACAATCGCTACCTTTGGGTCAATATACTGCTGGAAGGTCGGGCTATCTTTGTCCGTATCTACGCTCAACATACTTTCCGCTCCATCTACGTGTACCCGCACCAAATACTCTCCTGGCTTCACATCCCGAACCGGAACGATTACCGAGGTTGTATCGGCTCGACGCGGTAAAGCATCAAACAGATAAGCGCCTGGATTATCGATTGACCGTTCGTTCAGCGCCACCACCACTCGCTGCTTGTTGCCGATCGTAAGATTGACTTGCAGCGTTAGGTTCGCCGAGCGCAGTTCATCTCCACTTCCCTGAATGTTGGAGATACTTACTTCTGTAATCGTTGGACGCAATACAAACGGTGCTACATTCGACTCGATACTGCGCTGGAGAGTGGGCTGGAGGCTTAACGCGGGGGTCGAGTTGCTTCTGGCTGTTGCGCCGTTCGATTCGGCACCACCGTTCGCCACAGGGGCGCTGGGGCTTGAGAGGTGATGAATCACCTGTAGACTTTGTACGCCCGCGCGGAGCGACTCGGCAGAGAAGGCACTTAGGGGCAATGTGACTTGGGTTTCGTGAACGTCTGAAGGCGTCGCTTCCGCCTCACCAAGACGCACCCGCGTGATGTTGCCATTCAAATTTTTACCCCGAATCAGTAACGTGCTGTCTGCCAAGATTGCCTGAAACCTGCCCGCTTGCGACACTACCTCCTGAATCACCGGCTGATTAGAAAATGGCACCACACCGCTGAACTTGTATTCGCGCACGGGTAAGGCTTTCTGGGCGGATTCTTCCCCTTCTATCATGACGACAGTCGCTCGGTAAGCAACAGAGAGGGTGTATGGGGTTTGGAAGAATACCGACCAAACCTTAGATAAATCTTCTAAAGATAAATCCATTGGCACGAAGCTAATTTCTTCGAGCTGTTCGGAGAGGTTCGAGTCGGCTAAGTAGGTAAAGTTAGAATCAGCGATCGTGTCCCAAATCATTTCCTGGGTGAGAATTGAGCGATCTTTAAGGGTACGAACGACGCTGCCTAAAAGTCGTTGCGGTTCTAACTCAACCTCATTGCCATAGAGACTAATCATATAATGCAGATCGAGAGCATTGTGCGATCGCTTTGCCATTTCGCCCTTGCGATTGCGATTCCGCACATCAGCGCTGCTGCGCCACACAGGATTGAGACTCACTTGATAGAGGTAGATGTTCACTCCCGATTCTGGTGTGCCACTTCCTAAGTTACTGGGTCGCACCGTTGTCACTCTTGCGCCATCTACGTCTATTTGTACAACAGCCTGCAAAGTTCTTTGCAAAGCAGCAGTGACAGTAGCGATCGCTAAATAATTGCTCATAAAAAATTTCAGCAATCAGCTTCGTGAAAAGCTGATTTATTAGGTTTCACAGTTTAGCTTGATAAAGGTTTTTCTTGATCATGACTAGATTCTGACCATTAAGCACTGACTAATCCGAGTTTTAAGGCTTTTACAATGGCTTGCGTCCGGCTGGTGACACTGAGTTTTTCAAAAATTGCTGTTAAGTGAGCTTTAACCGTAGCAACTGTAATGTAAAGGCGGCGAGCAATTTCTTCATTAGAAGAGCCTTCAACCAGCCAGTGTAAGACTTCTCGCTCTCGTTCGGTTAAGTGAATGCTCCGACCGGAAAGATGCGATCGCCCTGCATAAAATTGAAATAACCGAAAGAAGCAAGCTGCAACTTCTGGCGATAAGTACACTTCATTTTTCATAACGGTG comes from the Coleofasciculus sp. FACHB-1120 genome and includes:
- a CDS encoding substrate-binding domain-containing protein, yielding MALTNIPKIFLREFLRRNPPHFRLFQYGWLSRYEWIAPVVDEIKTELDPLTLEEPTTPSDLTEVPPPQFTTQVHGVDHLYRQYRCKYSEALSCTLALQTVQQDPTAKYCSECSFPATLAEKSEIRGRRGKYRIEGLLGRRGMGRLYKGIQVADQQPVVIKEYLLPDRCFNEEETRLRQQTFELAAGLTLADGRVQDVRLRHPWDAISDPIAERCYLVTTSNLDTHPTLNACLAANGAMTSRQVRQVLNQVLQTLEFLHGQKFSLPSGQVQQGIPHGNISLDSLLMVADEQKFFIHVCDLALWERLFDLPTAQTIIPTVAQDLVALGYVAFYLLVGRSTDPVSGQLLDPKDEQQWPVVEPHLKLFIFRLLGLDVSFESAEEARQALLKLPPEKPVDLVVLDTVPLKEQKTKLRRPPWLLLGALGVTLLGILIWFLIPKSQAGNRAADDDFLVCCIKEIPGIPAGKFTYTAEKDGTWSYILRHANLISKNKTLEDKLRERQPKLELNYQAEPSGEDAIAKVSSQQVDFAISSLVSDLTSELKYKQVAYDGLVVFVAFSYAKREKSLPQSLKGQITFEQLRQLYTGEITNWQVLGGPDLPVKLYIPKETEAVRIFEQRVLKDEQKIALFRKLIQKSEQTPPLFKNSFEPEIKPMSTFETLRQVIRDFEDDEVGGIAFGTISKVFGQCSAYPLALKDGNKPAIQALIQDNGKPVEPTTDLCDDKGSYRPNIEFFKNSTYPLAYPITVIYSGDNRRIPAGQKFADLLRTLEAQRLLSKAGLVPLQPLE
- a CDS encoding ATP-binding protein, translating into MMTTTSDRWQAANQGYFMGQVARVRQALERQVARMRGEEKAQEPEEDFPPLTWNLSPPAALEQLCKTFGLSDFERDILLLCVGMELDPSFSSLCAIAQGNERQAYPTMSLALAILSASHWDALTPAASLRRWQLIEVGTGNTLTSSPLRIDERILHYIAGVQHLDERLMGIVEPLHRSVQSLVPSHRQVAEQLAGTWLQASQQGSALPVVQLCGDETASKRAIASATCALLQLNLYAMSAQAIPTSPSDFNSILRLWNREAILSESVLLLDCDDVETSDPARENVIATLIEGITSPVIVISPERRRSRQRPSITIDVSKPTVPEQRAIWQDALGEEAESLNGHLDKLVSHFSLSAPSIYAVCTEAKGRGAGENKESLVSLSPQSSVLSPPETLSTRLWDTCRSQARQRLNDLAQPIIPGASWDELVLPEAQRQVLRDVAAHVRQRAKVYESWGFGGSGRGLGISALFAGGSGTGKTMAADVLAGELRLDLYRIDLSSVVSKYIGETEKNLRRVFDAAEAGGAILLFDEADALFGKRSEVKDSHDRHANIEVAYLLQRMEAYRGLAILTTNLKGSLDQAFLRRIRFIVQFPFPDATQRAEIWQRIFPTETPTEGLDSVKLARLNVAGGNIRNIALNAAFIAADANEPVGMQHILQAAKSEYVKLERPLTDAEVKGWV
- a CDS encoding Nif11-like leader peptide family natural product precursor, whose protein sequence is MAKEEVIKLFRAVQTDPALREKLNSAPDLETLVKMAEECGYNFTVEEWKDTTGFKVEELEGELSEIPGL
- a CDS encoding DUF4255 domain-containing protein; the protein is MSNYLAIATVTAALQRTLQAVVQIDVDGARVTTVRPSNLGSGTPESGVNIYLYQVSLNPVWRSSADVRNRNRKGEMAKRSHNALDLHYMISLYGNEVELEPQRLLGSVVRTLKDRSILTQEMIWDTIADSNFTYLADSNLSEQLEEISFVPMDLSLEDLSKVWSVFFQTPYTLSVAYRATVVMIEGEESAQKALPVREYKFSGVVPFSNQPVIQEVVSQAGRFQAILADSTLLIRGKNLNGNITRVRLGEAEATPSDVHETQVTLPLSAFSAESLRAGVQSLQVIHHLSSPSAPVANGGAESNGATARSNSTPALSLQPTLQRSIESNVAPFVLRPTITEVSISNIQGSGDELRSANLTLQVNLTIGNKQRVVVALNERSIDNPGAYLFDALPRRADTTSVIVPVRDVKPGEYLVRVHVDGAESMLSVDTDKDSPTFQQYIDPKVAIV